A segment of the Capnocytophaga sp. ARDL2 genome:
TCAATTTCAGCTCAAATTTACACAGGTAGAGATTCTGACGTAATGCTTAACAGAGTAAACACTCAAGATAGAGAACCTATCGACGGCTCTGTATATTTTCACAACAACAACAATTTTGAAAGAGCACGTATAAACGGTGGTACAGAAACTTTCAACATACGCTATAACGCATTGAAAGACATTATGGAATATAGCGAAGTAAAGGACTCTTACATCGAGTTGTACAAAGACAAAAATACCAAAGTAGATTTTGTTTCAGGCGAAACTTTTGAACTAAAAACCTATCCTTTCAAAAAAAATGAAGAAACGGGGTATTTACAACTTTGGTCTAAAGGAACAACTCCTATTTACAAAAGAAGCAGAAAATATCTTCAAGCAGCTTCTGCTCAAACAGATAGTTATGGTGGAGTGAGAAAACAAGCGGAATACAAATCAGAAAAAGCAAATTACTTTATAGAAAAAGACGGAAAATTAATCCCTTTTGACAAGATAAAAGACATCATTGCATTGTTTCCTTCTAAAGAAAAAGAAGCAAAAACTTATTTAAAAAACAACAAAGTTTCGTTGGAAAGAAGAGACGAATTGGAAAAACTAATAAATTTCCTAAACAATTAAAAACAAAAAAAGAGGCTAAAGCCTCTTTTTTTTCTCAAAATCCTATTGATTATTTTACTACAAATGGTTGGTTGCTTACTTTTCCATCTTGTTTGATTTCGATACGGTAACATTCAAAGAAGAGATATCTAAAGTAGAAGAAACCTCTGTGTCGATAAGGGTTCTTCCTGTCATATCACAAACGCGAACTTGTTTATCAGATGCTGAGTTTGAAGTAATGTTTACGATAGAAGTCACTGGATTAGGGAAAATAGACAATCCTTCGATTTCGTTTACTTTTGACGACAATGTTCCTAGAGCCCAGTTGATGTTGTCGATAATAACGTTAGCATTATTAGATGTATTTGTTCTAAATTTTACTATAATCACTTGTCCTTCATAAGCTGAAAAAACTTCTGTCGGCACGTTGAAAGTGTAAACAGTCTCTTCTATTCCTTGATTAGATCCAAAAGCTGGAGTTTCTGCTACTTGCTCATCATTGAATAAAATTTGAACTACACGAGCAATCGCATTTGTACGAGCTTTTCTATATTGAAAAGAATATTGAGTCAATCCATTTGGATAAGTAGCTTGTAAAACTGTGTTTTTTTTCTGATAATTACACCTTTCCCATCAATTGCAAAATCTCCTTCTCTTGTACAATCATTGCAAGAATAATCAATTCCTGAAACACCTGTAAAAAAAAATAATCCCAGCCCTCCTAAATCTACAGTTGCTGGAAGGTTATCAAAAGTTTCAACTGTTTGAGCATTAGCTGTTGTAAAACCTGCAATAGCTAATAAAGCTACTAAGTATTTTTTTTCATCTTAATTATTTTCTTGTTAGTTATATCACTGACAAAACTATTCTTTATTTCTTTTGTATTTTCAACGGTTAATTTTTTAACATATCATGTAAAAGAAAATAACTATATTTCAATCAAAAACACTCAACAAAATAAGCACTTATTGATTTTATTGCTATTTTTATTAAAAAAATATTTAACAGAAAGACAACCATTAATTTTCAAACATAATTATCAATTACAAACAATTATCTCTGTAGTATTCGATTCACTTTATATCAGAAACTCCATTTCTCTACTGAAAAACAATTATTTATATGTAAAAAATCTTTTGTTTTTTTGTTCTTATTTTAATTTAGGAAATTGCTGTAATAATACGTACCTTTGCGAAAATTAATCTATTATGCTAAACAATAAACAACAGATCATAGACCGTTTTATCAGTTATGTAACGGTAGATACAGAATCAGATCCAACTTCAAACACGACACCTTCTACAGAAAAACAATGGATTTTGGCGAATCAATTAGTAGAAGAATTGAAAAAAATCGGATTGAGCAATGTTACGATTGACGAAAATTCGTATGTTATGGCTACTTTGCCAAGTAATGTAGATTACGAAGTTCCTACAATTGGGTTTATTTCTCACTTTGATACTTCTCCAGATTTTACAGGAGCTAATGTAAAACCTCAAATTGTAGAAAACTACGACGGTGGAGACATTGTATTAAACAAAGATTTAGACATCGTGTTATCGCCTTCTTATTTCAAAGATTTGTTGTTGTACAAAGGTCAAACATTGATTACTACAGACGGTACTACACTTTTGGGAGCAGATGACAAAGCAGGTATTTGCGAAATTGTTTCGGCAGTTGAATACCTAATCAATCATCCTGAAATCAAACACGGAGACATCAGAATAGGATTTACACCAGATGAAGAAATCGGTCGTGGAGCTCATAAATTTGATGTAAAAAAATTTAACGCTGACTGGGCTTATACGATGGACGGAAGTCAAGTAGGAGAATTGGAGTACGAAAACTTTAATGCGGCAGGAGTAAAATTGACTTTCAAAGGAAAAAGCGTTCACCCTGGATATGCTAAAAACAAAATGATTAACTCTATTTTGTTGGCAAATCAATTCATTGCTCAATTGCCTGCGAATGAAGTTCCAGAAAAAACAACAGGTTATGAAGGATTTTTTCATGTAAACAACATCGAGGGAAGCATTGAAAAAACGACGGTTCAATTGATTATCCGCGACCATGATATGGAAAAATACCAAGCAAGAAAAGCGTTTGTGCAATCATTGGCAGACAAACTAAATGCTGAATATGCTGAAAAATTTGGTGAAGACATCGTAATTTGCGAAATCAACGACCAATATTTTAACATGAAAGAAAAAGTAGAACCTGTGATGCACATCGTTGATATTGCGGAACAAGCCATAAAAGAATTGGGTATCACACCATTGATTAAGCCAATTCGCGGAGGAACTGATGGTTCGCAATTGTCGTACATGGGATTACCTTGTCCAAATATTTTTGCAGGTGGACACAACTTCCATGGAAAATACGAATATGTACCTGTAGAAAGCATCATGAAAGCAACTGAAGTAATCATAAAAATCGCTGAAATCACAGCTGATAAATACAAAAAA
Coding sequences within it:
- the pepT gene encoding peptidase T translates to MLNNKQQIIDRFISYVTVDTESDPTSNTTPSTEKQWILANQLVEELKKIGLSNVTIDENSYVMATLPSNVDYEVPTIGFISHFDTSPDFTGANVKPQIVENYDGGDIVLNKDLDIVLSPSYFKDLLLYKGQTLITTDGTTLLGADDKAGICEIVSAVEYLINHPEIKHGDIRIGFTPDEEIGRGAHKFDVKKFNADWAYTMDGSQVGELEYENFNAAGVKLTFKGKSVHPGYAKNKMINSILLANQFIAQLPANEVPEKTTGYEGFFHVNNIEGSIEKTTVQLIIRDHDMEKYQARKAFVQSLADKLNAEYAEKFGEDIVICEINDQYFNMKEKVEPVMHIVDIAEQAIKELGITPLIKPIRGGTDGSQLSYMGLPCPNIFAGGHNFHGKYEYVPVESIMKATEVIIKIAEITADKYKK
- a CDS encoding T9SS type A sorting domain-containing protein, whose product is MTQYSFQYRKARTNAIARVVQILFNDEQVAETPAFGSNQGIEETVYTFNVPTEVFSAYEGQVIIVKFRTNTSNNANVIIDNINWALGTLSSKVNEIEGLSIFPNPVTSIVNITSNSASDKQVRVCDMTGRTLIDTEVSSTLDISSLNVTVSKSNKMEK